The DNA region GTAGTTGTGGACGATTCGGCAATTCAAAGATTGTCAATAGTTAAACTAATTGAAGGCAATAATAATTTAAACCTAATTGCTGAATATAGTAGTGCATTAGAAACTAAAAACGGTCTTAATACACATAAGGTGGATCTTATCTTTTTAGATATAGAAATGCCTGTTCTTAATGGTTTTGAATTATTAGACGTACTTAATAATAAGCCACAAATTATTTTTGTGACTGGAAAAACAGAGTATGCTTTTAAAGCTTTTAATTACGATGCTACAGATTATTTACAAAAACCAATCTCTAGAGATCGTTTTACACAAGCAGTAGAAAAAGCGGTAGAACAACATAAACTTAAGCAAGATTATAGCCAAGAAGAAGGCGAACATATCTTTGTAAAGAGTAATCTTAAAAAACGTAAAGTTTACATAAAAGACATTAAATGGATTGAAGCACTTGGTGATTATGTAAAACTTGTTACAGAAGATACTAGCCTTGTAGTATTATCTACAATGAAAGCTTTTGAAAAAGAATTACCTGAAGGAAAGTTTTTAAGAATACACAAATCTTACATCGTAAATCTTGATAAAATTGACAGATTTAATAGTAAGAATGTAGAAGTTGGCGCTTATGAAATACCGTTAAGTAGAAACAAGAAAACACAATTAGTCGAAGCTTTAAATAGCATTTAATTAAATACTTACTCATAATTATAAATCCCGTTTCAGAAAATGAAACGGGATTTTTTATGACATCTATTTAATAATTATCCACATTCATTATTAGGCGTACAGATTTAAAATCTCCAATTGCATTAAAACTTGCCTCTACCCTTTTTATAGCTTCTTTTGTTTTCCCTAAATGTTGTCCTTGTGGTATTTTAATCAATATATTTTTATGATACTGATTTCTAATTCTTGATACTGGCGGAAATTCTGGTCCTAAAACATTGTTTTTAAATAATTGCACCAACGCTTTTGTTAACCAATCTGCAGCCAAATTCACTTTATTGTAATCACGATGTTTTATAGTAATCTTTATTAATCTATAAAAAGGCGGATATTTATAATTATAACGATCGTCTAACTGCTCTTTATACATTGCCAAGTAATCGTTGGTAGAGACTTGCTGTAGTATTTTATGATAAGGATTATAGGTTTGTATTAATACTTTACCTCTTTGCGATGTTCTTCCTGCTCTACCAGACACTTGTAGCATTAATTGAAAACTTCTTTCGTGCGCTCTAAAATCTGGAAAATTAAGCATATTATCGGCATTCATAATACCTACTAATTTAACATTTCTAAAATCTAATCCTTTAGTCAACATTTGCGTACCAACTAAAACATCTAATTCTTGTTGCTGAAAAGCTGTAATTATTTTTTCGTAACCAAACTTACCTCTTGTAGTATCTAAATCCATTCTACCAACTTTGACCTCTGGAAAAAGCTGCTTTACCTCTGCTTCTATTTGCTCTGTTCCAAACCCTTTTGTATCTAAATCTGGTGTACCACAAGCCATACATTTTTGTTGCATCGCTATACCATAACCACAATAATGACATCGTAATTGTTTACGATATTGATGGTAGGTTAAACTTACATCGCAATTAGGACATTGTGGCGAGTGACCACAAGTTGTACATTCTACAATTGGTGAATAACCACGTCTATTTTGAAAAAGTATGATTTGTAATCCTTCTTCTAATGCTTCTGTCATTTCTTCTATTAACCTATCAGAAAAATGACCTTTCATGCGTTTTCTTTTGTGCTTATCTTTTATATCTACCAGTTCTATATCTGGCATTTGCACATTGTTATAACGTCTTTTAATTTCCGCTAAACCATATTTACTTTCGGTTGCATTGTAATAACTTTCTAAGCTTGGTGTTGCGCTTCCTAACACTGTTTTTGCATTAAACAAAGACGCTAAAACTACCGCAACATCTCTTGCATTATATCTTGGTGCTGGATCAAATTGTTTAAAAGATTGTTCGTGCTCTTCGTCTACTATAATTAATCCTAAATTATTAAAAGGCAAAAATATAGACGATCGCGCTCCTAAAATTACCTTTGCTTTATTAGAGTTTTCTAAAACATTATTATATACTTCTACTCGCTCGTGTGCCGAATATTTGCTATGAAAAACCGCCACTTGCTCTCCAAAATAATCTTGTAAACGACTTACTAACTGCGTTGTTAATGCTATTTCTGGAAGTAAATACAAGACTTGTTTTCCTTGCGCAACAATACTCTCGATTAGTTTTACATAAACTTCGGTTTTACCTGAAGATGTTACACCGTGAAGCAATACTACATTTTGACTTTCAAAATTTGTATTTATTTGCTGAAGCGCTTCTGTTTGGTATTGGTTTAACTGTTTTGTGTCTTCATTATCTTCTCCTTCGTATTGAATACGATCGGTTTGAATATGATAATCTTCTAATATATTTTTATCAATTAAAGTTTTAATGGTTGAAGACGTTGTTTTACTAACCTCTATCAAATCTGAAACCTTAACCGGTTTTTTAGTTTTGGCAGAAATGGAAAAGAGATTTAAAATCACCTCTTTTTGTTTGGTTGCGTTTTTATTAAGATCGTCTAGTAATGCATTTAAAGCAGCTTCTGAAGTATACTGGTTACTTAACTTGACATATCTTACGTACTTTGGTTTGTATTTGTCGTAAATTTCTTCATTTAGAATTATAGCTTCTTTTTCGACTAATCGTTTAACAACCGGAAGCACATTTTTTTTATCTAAAATACTTGATATGTCTTGAATTTTTAGCGATGACTGATGTTGTAAGGCTTCGTAAATTAAAAATTCGTCGTCTTTTAATTCTTCATCATTAATAACGCTATTCTTGTTAGGACTTATAATTGTTTCACTTTCTAATAAAAAAGCATTTGGTAAGGCTGCACGCATAACTTCGCCTTCTGTACACATATAATATTTAGCAATCCATTGCCATAATTTAAGCTGTTGCTGTGTAACTATTGGCGCTTCATCTAAAATTTGATGTATCTCTTTTGCCTCATAAATTAAAGGTGCAGTTTGATGGATATTTGCGACTATTCCTGTGTAGATTTTAGTTTTACCAAACGGAATAGAAACACGCATACCGATTTGTAAAAACTCACTTTCGGCTTGCGTTATACTGTAAGTAAAGCGTTTTTCTAACGGAATTGGTAAAATGACGTCTATAAAATGCAAATTAATTGTTGTTTAAAAAGTTATTTTACTTTTTCCCAGTATTGTGTAGAATATATAAATCCAAGATAACCTCTTACTTGAAGTTGTCCTTTTTCATTTATTGCGAGTCTTAATTTGTAAGTGTTACCATTTTGAGGATCTATGATGGTTCCGTGCTTGTAATAGTCGCCATCTTTCACTGCATCTTTTATAATTTTTAATCCTAAGATTGGCTTGTTATAATCTTCGCCTTCACATTTTGTACACAAAGCATTTACTTTATTTTGGTCATTTATTTTGACTATTTTACCGTAAACAACTCCGTTTTCCTCATATATTTTTACTACAGATTTTTTTTCACCTTCGTTATTAATTGTTTGCCATTCGCCAAAAATATCCTGAGCAGATATTGACAAACTGAAAAACAAGAGTAATAATGTGATGTATGTTTTCATCTTAAAAACTTTTTCTAAGTTGTTTTAGTGAAATATTAAGCTCAAAACCTAACAGTAAAATATTGGCGTTTAACCAAAGATAAAAAAGCAATATTAGTAATGCGCCGATAGATCCATAAAGTTCGTTGTATTTTGCAAAATTTTCTATGTAAATTCCAAATAAAAACGAAGTCACCATTATTAGCAATGTTGTAAATAATGCACCAACCGAGAAAAACTTGGACGTTTTTCCTTCTGCTGTTCCAAAATAATATAAAACAGCTGTTGCTAAATACACCATTATTATAAAGAACACGTATTGCGCAAAACTTGCCCAAAAACCGATATCTCTATTACTAATAAAACCTCGATCTCTTAAAGGCGCTAATACATATATTTGAAAATATCCTAAAACTGCAACGGTTACAATTAGTAAAAAACATAATATTAATGCAATTCCTAAAGCGTATAAATACTGCTTGACTACATTACGTGTTAATTGATCATGATACGATTTTTCAAAGCCAGAAAATAGTGCATTTACACCATTTGCCATTAAAAAAATAGATAACACAAACACAGAAGATAATAATCCGCCTTGTTGGTTGCTGGTTTTTAAATTTTCGAAAATATTTTCAAAGAAAAAATCTGTTGTAGTTGGCGGTAAAACAGATTCTAGAAATACTAAAAAATCATTTTGAAACTCTTCTATTGGAATTAACGGAATTACAATTATAACAAATAATAAAAACGGAAATAACGCCATAAAAAAGCTATATGCAATAGCACTTGCTCTAGCTGTTAAAGCGCCTTTTGCTATACCAATCACATATAATTCTATCAAATCATATAATGATAAACCTTCTAAACCTGGTAGTTTTATTTTACTCATTAACTTAACTAATAAGTTTACTACCGGAATTTTATTTAGTTTATCCTCTATAGCTTTAGACATAATTTATTAAATGAAATTTTTAAGTAACTTCTATTGCTAACTAATTTAATCTACTGCTTTTAAACTTAAATCTTTATTGTAAACCGAGTGTGTTAACGCTCCAGAAGAAATGTAATCTACACCACAAAGTGCGTAATCTCTAATGGTATTTTCGTTAATTCCTCCAGAACTTTCGGTTAAGCATTTGTCACCAATTAATCTAACTGCTTCTCTAGTATCTTCATAATTAAAATTATCTATTAGAATACGATAAACACCTTCAGATTTTAATATTTCTTTAATTTCATCAAGGTTTCTAGCTTCAACAATAATTTTTAAATCACGGTTTGTGTCTTTTAAATATTGTTTAGTTTTATCTATTGCTTTTGTAATTCCTCCAGCAAAATCTATATGGTTATCTTTAAGCATAATCATATCGTATAATGCAAAACGATGATTTTCTCCGCCACCTATTTTTACAGCCCATTTTTCTAATGCTCTAATACCTGGCGTTGTTTTACGCGTATCTAATACTTTAGTACCTGTACCTTCTAACAGATCTACAAATTCTCTTGTTTTTGTAGCAATAGCACTCATACGCTGCATGGCATTTAACACTAAACGTTCGGCTTTTAAAATAGATTGAGACGCACCTGTAACATAAAATACAATATCACCGTATTTAACATGACTTCCGTCTTCTATCAAAGTTTCTATTTCCATTTTAGGATCTACAAAATGAAATACTTTTTTAGCAAACTCTACACCAGCAATTACACCTTCGTCTTTAACTAATAACTTGGCTTTACCTTGTGATGTAGCAGGAATACATGCTAAACTACTATGGTCACCATCTCCTACATCTTCTCTAATGGCGTTGGCTATAATTAATTCTATCTCTTTATCAAATTGTTGTTGACTGATCATTATATTTTGTTTTGTGTAAAAATAGTAAATTGAATATGGAAATTAGATTATACATTTATGAAATTTAAGCTTAATTTTTATCTTTCCAGAATCTTAAATCGTAAATTTGAACATGACTATAAAATTACTTGCTATAGGAAAAACAGACAATAAGCAACTACAATTACTTATTGACGATTACACAAAACGTTTAGGATTTTACATAAAGTTTGAATTAGAGATAATTCCCGATTTAAAAAAAGTTAAAAATCTTAGCGAAGACCAGCAAAAACAAAAAGAAGGCGAACTTATCTTATCCAAAATAACGACTACAGACGTATTAATTTTGTTAGATGAAAACGGTAAACAATACGATAGTGTACAATTTTCAAACTACCTTCAAAAGCACATGAATTCTGGTATAAAACAACTTGTTTTTGTAATTGGTGGACCGTATGGATTTAGCCAAGATGTATACAATGCTGCAAGAGGAAAAGTATCTTTATCTAAAATGACATTTTCGCACCAAATGGTACGTTTATTTATGATAGAACAACTATATCGTGGTTTTACCATTTTAAAAAACGAACCTTATCACCATAGATAAGGCTATTTAATACAAGTATTTTGTGTCTTTTTAAATTTACTTAAAAATCCATTAGATACTGTAGATAATCCAATAATTACAATAAAAAAGATGTTGTAATTTTCATGATCTTTAAATAAAATAGCAGACAATAAAATAACCGTTGCCCAAATAATTGCGTTGTATATAAGTAAATGTTTCATACAAATATGACGCTATTAAATTTAAAACGTTACAAAAAAAGGGTTGTAATATTTAAAACATTACAACCCTTTCTAATATAGTAAATTAATAGCTTGCAAATGTTTGCTTTCTTTTTTTAAGTTGTTTTTCAAGATCTTTAATAGTATGCTTTACAGCTTGCTCAAAATTATCTTCGGTAGAAGTAGCAAAAATCCTTGGACCAGGTACGCTTAATTCTATTTTACAAATTTTATCTTGTGTTGGATTATTTCTTTTATCAAAATGTACTTCGGCATTAATTATCCAATCAAATTTTTGTGATAAGTTTTTAAGTTTATCTGTGACATAAGTGTTAATAGATTCGCTATTTAACATATGTAAGTATTGAATATTTACAGTCATAATATTAGGTTTAAAGATTCATATATATTCAAATTTACGACTTATCAGGCATCTAAAAAATGACAAAAATCATATAATAATAAAGCCTAATCCTATTAAAAAAATATAACTTTGTTTTTAAATTTAAGACCTAATGAAACTTGTTTTTGCAACCAACAATCTAAATAAATTAAAAGAAGTACAACAATTAATTCCCAATACAATCACACTACTTAGTCTTAAAGACATCGGTTGTTTTGAAGATATACCAGAAACCCAAAATACCATAGAAGGTAACGCTATCCAAAAAGCAGAGTATATTAAAAACAACTATGGATACGACTGTTTTGCAGATGATACAGGATTAGAAGTTGAAGCTTTAAATAACCAACCTGGAGTTTTTAGTGCACGGTATGCTGGTCCACAACGCAATGCAAATGATAATATGGATTTATTACTTAGTAATTTAAAAGACAAACCTAACCGTAATGCCCAATTTAAAACAGTAATTGCACTACACTTAAACAATATATTAAATACGTTTACAGGAATTTGTAAAGGTGAAATTACAACCGAAAAACACGGCGTAAAAGGGTTTGGCTACGATCCTATTTTTAAACCAGAAGATTATCAAGATACGTTTGCGCAGATGGATTTAGAATTAAAAAACAAAATCGGTCATCGTGGTAAAGCTGTACAATCACTGGTCAAATTTTTAAACAACATCGATATATAAACCATTTATTTTAAAGCACTTAAACAATTTTTAACTTAATATATTAATTCTCAAATAAAACACTATCTTTGCACGCTGAAACTCAAACTGGTTTTTGAGAAAATATTCCTCAGAGAGAGGATGTGTTACTAGAAGTTTTAGGGTTAAGTAAGTTCAATGCGCTTCTTTAGGTAACACCAATAATTATGCAATTGAATACTTAATACTTAGAATGAGCACATTCCAACAACTTGGACTTGATGCAGATTTGCTACAAGCCATTAACGACTTAGGTTTTGAAACACCAAGTGAAGTACAACAAAAAGCAATTCCTATTTTATTAGAAAGCGATCGTGACTTAGTCGCGTTAGCACAAACAGGAACAGGTAAAACTGCTGCTTTTGGTTTTCCTATGTTACAAAAAATAGATCCTAGTAGTCGTACAACACAAGGATTAATCTTATCACCTACTAGAGAACTTTGTCTTCAAATCACTAACGAGATGAAGCTATACGGTAAATACCTAAACGGACTTAACGTTACTGCAATTTACGGTGGATCAAGCATTACAGAACAGGCAAAACAAGTAAAACGTGGTGCGCAAATTATTGTTGCAACACCAGGTAGAATGAAGGATATGATAAGCCGTAAACTAGTAGATATTTCTAAAATTGAATACGCGGTTTTAGATGAAGCAGATGAAATGCTTAACATGGGATTTTATGAAGATATTAATGATATATTAGCTAACACACCAATAGATAAAAGTACTTGGTTATTTAGTGCTACAATGCCAAAGGAAGTCGCTAAAATAGCAAAAGACTTTATGTCAGATCCTTTAGAAGTTACTGTAGGTAATAAAAACGAAAGTACTACTAACGTATCACATGAGTATTACTTAGTTAACTCTAGAGATCGTTATTTAGCTTTAAAACGTTTAGCAGATGCAAATCCAGATATTTTTTCGGTAGTATTTTGTCGTACAAAACGAGACACTCAAAAAGTTGCCGAAAAACTTATTGAAGATGGATACAACGCTGGCGCATTACATGGAGACTTAAGCCAAAACCAACGTGATTTGGTAATGAAGTCTTTTAGAAACAATCAAATACAAATGCTTGTAGCAACAGATGTTGCTGCACGTGGTATAGATGTAGATGATGTTACACACGTAATAAACTACCAATTACCAGACGAAATCGAAACCTACACACACCGTTCTGGTCGTACTGGTCGTGCTGGTAAAACAGGAGTTTCTATGGTAATAGTTTCTAAAAGTGAGGTAAGAAAAATTAAAAGTATAGAGCGTATTATAAAACGCCAATTTGATAAAAAAGAATTACCAAGCGGAATAGAAATTTGTGAAGTACAACTTATGTCTTTAGCTAATAAAGTACATAATACCGAAATTAATCACGAAATAGACGCATATTTACCTAGCATAAACGAAATTTTTGAAGATACATCTAAGGACGAATTAATTAAAAAATTCTTCTCTGTAGAATTCTCAAGATTTTTCAATTACTACAAAAACTCAAAAAACTTAAATGTAGAAGCTAGTAGCAGCGATAGTAATCGTGGTGAATCAAGTGGTAATTCTACTAGATACTTTATAAACGTTGGTCGTAAAGATGGTTACGACTGGATGAAATTAAAAGACTATTTAAAAGAAGTATTACAATTAGGTCGCGACGATGTATTTAAAGTAGATGTAAAAGATAGTTTTTCATTTTTTAATACAGAAAAAGAGCACCAAGATAAAGTCTTAGAATTCTTTACAGATTACAAAGAAAACGGTCGATTTATTAATGTTGAAATTACTGAAGATCGCGGAAGAAGAGATCGCAAAAGAGGCGATAGAAACCGTCGTGATGGAGGCAATAGAAGACGAAGAAACGACAATAATAATTCTGAAAAACGCTCTAGACGTAGTAACGATAGTGCGCCTAAAAAAGGAAGACGATCAGACCGCGATAAATCTGAATTTAAATCTACTCACGGTAGACCAAGACGTTCTAGACGTTAAACCTTTTTGTTAATATTTAGTCAAATATTAAAGAAGTCGCTATGATTTAGCGATTTCTTTAGTATTTTTAGTGCATTAAATATATAAATGAAACAATTTTTAGCTTTTTTAATAGTTGTTTTAAGTCTTAACTTTAGTTTTGCTCAAAACAAAAAAGACCAAACAACCTCAACAACTGTAGACTCAACAAAAGTAATTTCAGATAATTTTGTTGGTGGTATCATTATAGACGCAACAACAAGACAACCTTTAGAAAATGTAAATGTTGTTAATCTAAACCAAGTTATTGGTACTGCTACAAATAAAGATGGTGAGTTTGAACTTCGTGCAAAAGCTAACGACACATTACACTTATCCTATCTAGGATTTAAATCTGTTAAAGTAAAAGTCACTAACGACTGGTTAAATAAAATAGAAAAATCTACAATTACTTTAACCGAGCTTGCTTTAGCGTTAGAAGAAGTTGTGGTAACCGAGCTAAAATTAACAGGTTACCTAGAAGTAGACATAAAACAAGTTAATACCAATAACAATTACAGATATAGTATAAATGGCTTAAGTACAGGTTATGAAGCCGGTAAAAAACAACCTAATGCTATTAATAAGGTATTAGGATCTATATTTAATCCTTTAGACTTTTTATACAATACCTTTAGTAAAAAAGGTGGCGAATTGCGTAAGTTAAAAAAGATGAAAGAAGACGATAATATTAGAAATACATTAGCGTCTAGATTTGATCGTGATATGCTTACTGCATTATTAGGTGTTACACGTGTAGATTTAGATGAAATTGTTAGTCAATGTAACTACTCTGAAGAGTTTGTAAACACAGCAAACGATCTTCAAATTTTAGATGCTATTAGCGAATGTTATGAAGAGTACAAAGTACTTAACAGAACTCGTAAAAAACGACTTTAGATGCTAGTCGCTAGTTTTTAGTTATAGATTATTGCCTTTTACCTTTTGCCTTTTGCCTTTTGCCTTTTGCCTTTTGCCTTTTGCCTTTTGCCTTTTGCCTAATAAGAATAAAAGCGCACTACAATTTCATCATAACTTTTAATCGTTTTTTTACACCAATCTAATCGTTTTTCTAACTTTTCTTCTTCGGTTAATTGCCAATCAATTTCTGTCTTTTTAAGTTTTGAAGTCGCATGTTGTAAAATAATTGCAGCACTTACTGAAATATTCAAACTTTCGGTAAAACCAACCATTGGTATTTTTAAAAAACAATCTGCTTGCTGTATAACCTCGTCAGACAAACCTTCGGTTTCTCTTCCAAAGAAAAAGCACGACTTTTTAGTAACATCAAAGTCATATAAATCACAATCCTCTGCATGTGGTGTCGTTGCAACTATTTGATAACCTTTAGCTTTTAGATTAGAAATACAATCTTTTACAGAATGAAATCTATTTAAATCTACCCATTTTTGTGCGCCCATTGCAATTTCTCTGTCAATACGTTTAGTATTAACTTCTTCAACAATATTAACCTCTTGTACACCAAAAACATCGCAACTTCTTATAACTGCACTTGTATTATGTAATTGATAAACATCTTCTGTTGCAACGGTAAAATGTTTTGTTCGTTGGTCTAAAACGCTATTAAAACGCTGTAAACGCTTTGCGGTTAAATAGCTTTCTAAATGGTTTAAAAGTTTTATATCTATCATAGTTTTCAAATATAATTTAAAATAGTAATTTGCTAAAATGAAAACACATTTAGTCGTATTAACTGGCGCAGGAATGAGCGCAGAAAGTGGTTTAAAAACCTTTAGAGATGAAAACGGGCTTTGGGAAGGACATGATGTTATGCAAGTTGCTTCGCCGCAAGGATTTGCAAATAATCCAGATTTGGTTTTAGAGTTTTACAACCAACGTCGTAGACAATTAAAAACCGTACAACCCAATAATGCGCATCTTACTTTAGCACAGTTAGAAAATGAGTTTAAAATTTCTATAATTACTCAAAATGTTGACGATTTGCATGAACGTGCTGGCAGCAGTAATGTTACACATTTACATGGCGAATTGTTTAAAGCTAGAAATATAGAAAATAATGAATCTGTTATTGATTGGACAGAAGATATTATTGTAGGTACAAAAGATAAAAATGGCATACAATTACGTCCACATATTGTATGGTTTGGCGAAGATGTACCTTTAATTAATAAAGCCATTTCTATTTGCGAAACAGCAGATATTCTATTAATAATTGGTACCTCTTTACAGGTTTATCCTGCTGCAAACTTAATGCATTATGTACCACAAAACACACCTTCTTTTTACATAGATCCTAATCCAAATATTAGAAGTACACATTCGCTTAAAGTGATTTCTAAAACAGCTACAAATGGAATTAAGGATTTTATAACTATGGTTAAATAAT from Mesoflavibacter profundi includes:
- a CDS encoding Sir2 family NAD-dependent protein deacetylase; protein product: MKTHLVVLTGAGMSAESGLKTFRDENGLWEGHDVMQVASPQGFANNPDLVLEFYNQRRRQLKTVQPNNAHLTLAQLENEFKISIITQNVDDLHERAGSSNVTHLHGELFKARNIENNESVIDWTEDIIVGTKDKNGIQLRPHIVWFGEDVPLINKAISICETADILLIIGTSLQVYPAANLMHYVPQNTPSFYIDPNPNIRSTHSLKVISKTATNGIKDFITMVK